Proteins from a single region of Sporosarcina sp. P33:
- a CDS encoding alpha/beta hydrolase — protein sequence MTERWIEMRDGTKIYSRCYAPDQKPKARVHIIHGLAEHSGRYTRFAKYLLSEGYAVTMHDQRGHGKTAAGNGHTYGYLGESATFDQLVDDAFEVNQSYQLEYAELPAVMLAHSMGSFVARRYIQLYGSTLHSVILSGTGSNSEFIAHAAIALAAYREGKLDDRQPDEFLNELIFGNYSKLFPGETSFAWLSRDAESVADYERDEACGFVPTAQLFRVLLEGMNSLEAPEFLRNIPDDLPILLLSGTDDPVGDKAKGVWKVAKQLNKASQQQVTVQLYEGGRHEMLQEINYQQVYTTIVEWMKRNERTN from the coding sequence ATGACAGAACGGTGGATAGAGATGCGTGACGGCACAAAGATCTACAGCAGATGTTATGCGCCTGATCAAAAGCCAAAAGCCCGCGTACATATCATTCATGGATTAGCTGAGCATAGCGGGCGTTATACGCGCTTTGCCAAGTACTTGCTATCAGAAGGATATGCCGTAACGATGCATGACCAAAGAGGGCATGGCAAGACCGCTGCCGGAAACGGTCACACGTATGGTTATTTAGGAGAATCAGCCACTTTTGACCAGCTGGTCGATGATGCGTTTGAAGTGAACCAATCCTATCAACTGGAGTATGCAGAACTGCCGGCGGTAATGCTTGCACATAGTATGGGATCGTTCGTGGCCAGGCGTTATATCCAACTGTACGGTTCCACACTCCATTCAGTGATATTATCTGGCACAGGCAGTAATTCTGAGTTCATAGCACATGCGGCGATTGCACTGGCGGCTTACAGAGAAGGAAAGCTTGATGACCGGCAGCCGGATGAGTTTTTAAATGAATTGATATTCGGCAATTACTCCAAGCTATTCCCGGGTGAAACATCATTTGCCTGGCTGTCGCGCGATGCAGAAAGCGTTGCGGATTATGAACGAGATGAAGCATGCGGTTTTGTACCGACTGCACAACTGTTTCGCGTACTTCTTGAAGGAATGAATTCGCTTGAAGCGCCAGAGTTTTTACGTAATATCCCGGATGATTTGCCAATCTTACTGCTGTCAGGCACAGATGATCCGGTGGGGGATAAAGCGAAAGGTGTTTGGAAAGTGGCGAAACAGCTGAATAAAGCCAGCCAGCAGCAGGTTACTGTTCAGTTGTATGAGGGCGGAAGACATGAGATGCTTCAGGAAATCAATTATCAGCAAGTCTATACGACTATTGTGGAGTGGATGAAACGAAATGAACGCACCAATTGA
- the miaA gene encoding tRNA (adenosine(37)-N6)-dimethylallyltransferase MiaA: MNAPIDVLAVVGPTASGKTALSTALAASLNGEIINGDAMQVYKELDIGTAKIHPSEMRGIPHHFFDVKEPTESFSVAEYQQAVRQWIKDIQSRGKLPIIVGGSGMYVQSVLFDYRFTEQAADPAVRARLEEELEQAGAEQLHARLTELDPKSAEKIHPNNHRRLVRALEILEVTGQTKQDHEQQQGNMPMYHHLIIGLDLPRDILYERIGQRVDEMVKMGLFDEVKSLWDRGIRKTQSVQAIGYKELISYFDGLLTKEQAIEAVKKNTRNYAKRQLTYFRNKLPVRWVEADQSGEEIYQKTLEIIKGFQKEVWNK; encoded by the coding sequence ATGAACGCACCAATTGATGTACTGGCGGTTGTAGGACCAACTGCTTCAGGCAAAACAGCACTGAGCACAGCACTTGCCGCTTCGTTGAATGGGGAAATTATCAACGGCGATGCCATGCAAGTATATAAAGAACTTGATATCGGCACAGCCAAGATTCACCCTTCTGAGATGCGGGGTATCCCGCATCACTTTTTTGATGTGAAAGAGCCGACAGAATCCTTTTCTGTGGCGGAGTATCAGCAGGCAGTCAGACAGTGGATTAAAGATATTCAATCACGCGGAAAATTGCCTATTATTGTAGGAGGCAGCGGCATGTATGTTCAATCCGTATTATTTGATTACCGATTCACCGAACAAGCGGCTGATCCTGCAGTGCGGGCGCGGCTGGAAGAAGAGCTGGAACAAGCAGGTGCTGAGCAATTACATGCAAGACTTACGGAGCTGGATCCAAAAAGTGCGGAAAAAATCCATCCGAATAACCATCGCCGGTTAGTGCGGGCGCTTGAAATTCTGGAAGTGACCGGACAAACAAAGCAGGATCATGAGCAGCAGCAAGGAAATATGCCAATGTATCATCATCTGATCATCGGACTCGACCTTCCGAGAGACATACTTTATGAACGAATCGGTCAGCGTGTCGATGAAATGGTCAAAATGGGTCTGTTTGACGAAGTGAAAAGCCTTTGGGACAGAGGGATTCGAAAGACGCAGTCTGTACAGGCTATCGGCTATAAAGAATTGATATCTTACTTTGACGGGCTGCTGACAAAAGAGCAGGCAATTGAAGCCGTGAAAAAGAACACACGTAATTACGCCAAGCGCCAGCTGACATACTTCCGCAATAAATTGCCTGTGCGGTGGGTGGAAGCTGATCAGTCAGGTGAAGAGATTTATCAGAAAACATTGGAAATAATAAAGGGTTTTCAGAAAGAAGTATGGAATAAATAA
- the hfq gene encoding RNA chaperone Hfq: MAQGNMQDTFLNSLRKNNTFVTIFLLNGFQLKGLIKSYDNYTVLLESEGKQQLIYKHAISTYAPSKPVILKDEQ, encoded by the coding sequence ATGGCACAAGGAAACATGCAAGATACTTTTTTAAATTCATTACGCAAGAACAACACATTTGTAACAATCTTTTTACTCAATGGTTTTCAGTTGAAAGGTCTGATCAAGTCATATGACAATTATACGGTCCTGCTGGAATCAGAAGGCAAACAGCAGCTGATCTATAAACATGCGATCTCAACTTATGCTCCTTCAAAACCAGTTATCTTAAAAGATGAACAATAA
- a CDS encoding methionine gamma-lyase family protein, whose amino-acid sequence MQIAPINEDLLAKSKEAEQLIAPYVKTVEEIAFYNQRKVLQAFKQNQVSDFHLSGSTGYGYDDSGRDVLEQVYSDVFGAEDCLVRNQIISGTHAITISLFGILRPGDELLYITGKPYDTLESIISGNGKDTGSLEDYQISYRHIDLNEDGSVDYEKAKEVISSKTKMVAIQRSKGYSSNPSFRIHEIEAIIQEVRKIKEDVVIFVDNCYGEFVEMKEPAEVGADLMAGSLIKNPGGGLARTGGYIAGKKRLVEKCAYRMTSPGLGAEAGASLDTLLEMYQGFFLAPHVVSQAVKGALFTSAFFGMFGMDTTPHYSEQRTDLIQSVNFSTAEQMITFCQMIQQNSPINAQYAPEPSYMPGYTDDVIMAAGTFIQGSSIELTADGPIRPPYTAYIQGGLTYEHVKSAVLNSMEQLLEKKLV is encoded by the coding sequence ATGCAAATTGCACCAATTAATGAAGACTTACTGGCGAAATCGAAGGAAGCGGAACAGCTGATTGCGCCGTATGTGAAAACAGTCGAAGAAATTGCTTTTTATAACCAGCGAAAAGTTCTTCAGGCATTTAAGCAGAATCAGGTAAGTGATTTCCACTTATCGGGCTCTACAGGCTATGGGTACGATGACAGCGGCCGTGATGTATTAGAACAAGTGTATTCCGATGTGTTTGGAGCGGAAGACTGTCTTGTAAGAAACCAAATTATTTCAGGCACCCATGCAATTACGATCAGCTTGTTTGGGATTTTGCGCCCGGGCGATGAGCTGCTTTATATTACAGGCAAGCCTTATGACACACTGGAGTCTATCATTTCCGGCAACGGGAAAGATACCGGCTCGCTCGAAGACTATCAAATATCCTACCGGCATATCGATTTGAATGAAGACGGTTCAGTCGATTATGAAAAAGCAAAAGAAGTCATTTCGTCTAAAACGAAAATGGTTGCAATTCAACGCTCAAAAGGGTATTCGAGCAATCCTTCATTCCGTATCCATGAAATTGAAGCCATCATTCAGGAAGTGCGCAAGATCAAGGAGGATGTTGTAATTTTCGTGGACAACTGCTATGGAGAATTCGTCGAGATGAAAGAGCCTGCAGAAGTGGGAGCAGACTTGATGGCGGGGTCACTGATTAAAAATCCTGGAGGCGGTCTGGCGAGAACTGGCGGTTATATAGCAGGAAAAAAAAGACTGGTAGAAAAATGTGCATACCGGATGACATCTCCCGGTTTAGGCGCAGAAGCAGGAGCTTCGCTGGATACGTTACTGGAGATGTATCAAGGATTCTTCCTGGCGCCTCATGTAGTGAGCCAGGCAGTTAAAGGCGCATTGTTCACATCAGCATTTTTCGGTATGTTTGGGATGGACACGACACCTCATTATAGTGAGCAGCGCACGGATTTAATTCAATCAGTGAATTTTTCCACGGCTGAACAAATGATAACGTTCTGTCAGATGATCCAGCAAAATTCCCCGATCAATGCCCAGTATGCGCCGGAGCCTTCTTATATGCCGGGCTATACTGACGACGTCATCATGGCGGCGGGTACATTCATACAAGGATCGAGCATTGAACTGACTGCTGACGGTCCAATCAGACCGCCTTACACGGCTTATATTCAGGGCGGACTGACTTATGAGCATGTGAAATCAGCGGTGCTGAATTCCATGGAACAATTACTGGAAAAAAAGCTAGTATAA
- the lexA gene encoding transcriptional repressor LexA — protein MKKISKRQEEILAFIKDEVRLKGYPPSVREIGEAVGLASSSTVHGHLSRLETKGFIRRDPTKPRAIEILDPDGLDEMKSGVMHVPLIGKVTAGNPITTVENIEEYFPLPDTFGSSEDEIFMLEIVGDSMIEAGILNGDRVIVRQTHSATNGEIVVAMTEEDEATVKRFFKEKDYFRLQPENSSMEPIIVDQVSILGKVVGVYRMIH, from the coding sequence TTGAAAAAAATATCGAAGAGACAAGAAGAAATACTCGCTTTCATCAAAGATGAAGTCCGTTTAAAAGGATATCCCCCTTCCGTGCGCGAAATCGGAGAAGCTGTGGGACTTGCGTCAAGTTCAACCGTTCATGGGCATTTGTCGCGATTGGAAACCAAAGGATTCATCCGCCGGGACCCGACAAAACCCCGTGCTATCGAGATTTTAGATCCAGATGGTCTGGATGAGATGAAAAGCGGAGTTATGCACGTGCCGCTCATCGGTAAAGTTACAGCCGGCAATCCGATTACAACAGTTGAAAATATTGAAGAATACTTTCCATTGCCGGATACGTTCGGTTCTTCAGAAGATGAAATTTTCATGCTGGAGATTGTCGGAGACAGTATGATTGAAGCAGGAATCCTTAACGGTGACCGCGTAATCGTCAGACAGACGCATTCAGCAACCAACGGAGAAATTGTAGTGGCGATGACAGAAGAAGATGAAGCGACAGTGAAACGTTTCTTTAAAGAAAAAGATTATTTCCGTCTGCAGCCTGAAAACTCTTCCATGGAGCCGATCATCGTAGATCAGGTATCCATCCTTGGAAAAGTGGTCGGCGTCTACCGGATGATCCATTAA
- a CDS encoding LysM peptidoglycan-binding domain-containing protein has translation MEIMKEFIKNNYYFAVLLAVCVTFAWVQFDKLAEDDQYMEIVINEGDTLWGLASNYSEDIPAAHWIKQVRSLNELQSDQIISGELLRVPVKINKQSDMRVAEMGVGER, from the coding sequence ATGGAGATTATGAAAGAATTTATTAAAAACAATTATTATTTTGCGGTACTGCTGGCAGTATGTGTAACATTTGCATGGGTGCAATTTGATAAACTGGCAGAAGATGACCAATACATGGAAATAGTTATTAATGAAGGAGATACATTGTGGGGGCTGGCTTCCAATTATTCAGAAGATATACCTGCAGCACATTGGATTAAACAGGTGCGCTCATTGAATGAATTACAGAGTGATCAGATCATTTCAGGTGAATTACTGCGTGTCCCTGTTAAAATAAATAAACAGTCAGATATGCGTGTAGCTGAAATGGGAGTGGGAGAAAGATGA
- a CDS encoding recombinase family protein, with protein sequence MKEKNCVIYCRVSTEKETQEQSIVRQQEELEKLAAELSYTCEGIYTDRQSGYDMDREGLLAMLDHIQSGAVDAVFIQDETRLGRGNARVAILHVIAKSDTAVITNHSNGTIELNEMDTMLLEILAIVEEYQRKLHNAKIRRGMKRAVERGYNPSENLYNIDQGPGRERLELPMEEIVSLRSKGLTYEEIANVLNGLGHTVSKATVHRRYREFIAQEH encoded by the coding sequence ATGAAGGAAAAGAATTGCGTAATCTATTGCCGTGTGAGTACAGAAAAAGAAACACAAGAGCAGTCGATTGTTCGTCAGCAGGAAGAACTTGAGAAATTGGCTGCAGAATTGTCCTACACATGTGAAGGGATTTATACAGACCGTCAAAGCGGATATGATATGGACCGCGAAGGGCTTCTTGCCATGCTGGATCATATTCAGAGCGGAGCTGTAGATGCCGTATTCATTCAAGATGAAACACGTTTGGGACGGGGGAATGCGCGGGTGGCTATTTTGCATGTTATTGCCAAGAGTGATACTGCAGTAATTACGAATCATTCCAACGGGACGATAGAACTTAACGAAATGGATACCATGCTGCTGGAGATTCTTGCAATAGTGGAAGAATATCAGCGGAAACTACATAATGCAAAAATACGCAGAGGGATGAAGCGGGCTGTTGAAAGAGGCTATAATCCATCTGAAAACTTGTATAATATCGATCAGGGCCCAGGGCGTGAAAGACTTGAGCTGCCCATGGAAGAGATTGTCTCGCTGCGCAGTAAAGGCCTCACCTATGAAGAGATTGCCAATGTGCTGAATGGACTGGGCCACACAGTCAGCAAAGCGACAGTTCATAGAAGATATAGAGAGTTTATAGCGCAGGAACACTAA
- a CDS encoding DUF896 domain-containing protein, which produces MLPEKKMKRINELANKKKTTGLSIEEAKEQTQLRKEYLETFRSGMRETIESVKVIDAEGNDVTPEKVKEAKANKKPLN; this is translated from the coding sequence ATGCTGCCAGAAAAGAAAATGAAACGTATTAATGAGCTTGCAAATAAAAAGAAGACAACAGGTTTATCGATTGAAGAAGCAAAAGAACAGACACAATTACGCAAAGAGTACCTCGAAACGTTCCGTTCGGGAATGCGTGAAACAATCGAATCCGTCAAAGTAATCGATGCGGAAGGTAATGATGTCACGCCTGAAAAAGTCAAAGAAGCAAAAGCAAACAAAAAACCCCTGAATTGA
- the tkt gene encoding transketolase: protein MTEKIDQLAITTIRTLSIDAIEKANSGHPGLPMGAAPMAYTLWTQHLHHNPSNPQWFNRDRFVLSAGHGSMLLYSLLHLSGYGLTIDDLKNFRQWDSKTPGHPEYGHTAGVEATTGPLGQGIGMAVGMAMAEKHLAATYNKPGFNIVDHYTYALCGDGDLMEGVAAEAISMAGHLQLDKLIVLYDSNDISLDGDLDMSFSENIRKRFESYGWNYARVEDGNDTKSVSAAIEQAKENSGGPTIIEVKTVIGYGSPNKSGKADAHGAPLGEEEMALTKEYYKWTFEEDFYVPEEVYDRFNSATDELGVQKEQQWNELFESYANEHQELAAQFKQAVANELPADLQEQMPVYEAGASVATRSASGDSINALANAVPALFGGSADLAGSNKTTIKNAGDFTAADYSGRNIWFGVREFAMGTALNGMALHGGVKVFGGTFFVFSDYVRPAIRLSALMGLPVTYVFTHDSVAVGEDGPTHEPIEQLASLRAMPGLSIIRPADGNETSAAWLTAATSKDTPTVLVLSRQNLEVLPKSKELAMTHVAKGAYVVSPAAKEQADGLLLASGSEVGLAVAAQKALKEQDIDVSVVSMPSWDLFEKQDQAYKESVLPKNVKKRVAIEMGASLGWHKYSGDEGTVMAIDTFGASAPGDLVIEKYGFTVENVVKEMTNLLNN, encoded by the coding sequence ATGACCGAAAAAATCGATCAACTGGCAATAACGACAATCCGGACATTATCAATCGACGCAATTGAAAAAGCAAATTCAGGTCACCCGGGATTACCGATGGGCGCAGCACCGATGGCTTACACATTATGGACACAGCATCTTCACCATAATCCATCAAACCCACAATGGTTCAATCGTGACCGTTTTGTGCTTTCAGCAGGACATGGCTCCATGCTGCTTTACAGTTTGCTGCATTTAAGCGGCTACGGCTTGACGATTGATGATCTGAAGAATTTCAGACAATGGGATTCAAAAACGCCGGGTCACCCGGAGTATGGTCATACAGCAGGAGTCGAAGCGACGACAGGACCGCTTGGCCAAGGGATTGGTATGGCTGTCGGAATGGCAATGGCTGAAAAGCACCTTGCGGCAACATACAATAAACCTGGCTTTAATATTGTTGATCACTACACGTACGCACTTTGCGGTGACGGGGATCTTATGGAGGGAGTAGCGGCTGAAGCTATTTCCATGGCTGGTCACCTGCAATTAGATAAATTGATCGTACTATATGACAGTAATGACATTTCTTTAGATGGCGATTTGGATATGTCGTTTTCTGAGAATATCAGAAAACGCTTTGAATCATACGGCTGGAATTATGCGCGTGTAGAAGACGGCAACGATACGAAATCTGTATCAGCTGCAATTGAACAAGCAAAAGAAAACAGCGGCGGACCGACAATCATCGAAGTAAAAACTGTCATCGGTTACGGATCTCCGAATAAGTCAGGTAAAGCAGACGCGCACGGCGCCCCTCTTGGAGAAGAAGAAATGGCTCTGACAAAAGAGTATTATAAGTGGACATTCGAAGAGGATTTCTATGTCCCAGAAGAAGTGTATGACCGATTCAATTCGGCAACAGATGAACTGGGCGTGCAAAAAGAACAGCAATGGAATGAGCTGTTTGAGAGCTATGCCAACGAACACCAAGAATTGGCAGCCCAATTCAAACAAGCCGTAGCCAATGAACTTCCCGCTGATTTACAGGAGCAGATGCCTGTCTATGAGGCTGGTGCTTCTGTAGCGACCCGCTCCGCATCTGGGGATTCAATTAATGCATTGGCAAACGCTGTGCCGGCTTTATTTGGCGGCAGTGCGGATCTTGCAGGCTCAAACAAGACTACAATTAAAAATGCAGGCGATTTTACAGCGGCTGATTACTCAGGACGCAATATCTGGTTCGGCGTGCGTGAATTTGCGATGGGAACGGCGCTGAACGGTATGGCACTCCATGGCGGTGTTAAAGTATTCGGCGGCACGTTCTTCGTGTTCAGCGATTACGTACGGCCTGCTATACGTCTGTCTGCGTTAATGGGCTTGCCTGTAACGTATGTATTCACACATGACAGTGTGGCTGTAGGAGAAGACGGCCCAACACACGAACCAATAGAACAACTTGCTTCTCTGCGTGCGATGCCAGGATTGTCTATTATCCGCCCTGCAGACGGCAATGAAACATCCGCTGCCTGGCTCACAGCAGCGACATCAAAAGATACGCCAACTGTTCTGGTATTGTCCAGACAAAACTTGGAAGTGCTGCCGAAGTCAAAAGAACTTGCGATGACTCATGTAGCTAAAGGGGCATATGTAGTATCGCCTGCTGCCAAAGAGCAAGCTGACGGTTTGCTGCTGGCAAGCGGTTCAGAAGTTGGTTTGGCTGTTGCAGCTCAGAAAGCATTAAAAGAACAGGATATCGACGTCAGTGTCGTATCAATGCCTTCATGGGATCTCTTTGAGAAACAAGATCAGGCATATAAAGAGTCAGTTCTGCCTAAGAATGTGAAGAAGAGAGTAGCAATCGAGATGGGCGCGTCGCTTGGATGGCATAAATATTCAGGTGATGAAGGAACTGTCATGGCAATCGATACATTCGGTGCCAGTGCCCCTGGGGACTTGGTAATCGAGAAGTATGGCTTTACCGTGGAGAATGTCGTGAAAGAAATGACTAATCTGCTGAATAACTGA
- the sirA gene encoding sporulation inhibitor of replication protein SirA: MRKYEIFKIKSAYQSFIMGRERLLFELLAVSPSANYQEIEYLCDQLNQKELDHIIQHNLAKCFDHVDSHHHEYRLTHLIKGEVFIKVSTHCIQVYCQGSRMLDLDLFVALSTSTDRFFAIMNEQEECGWLKPIKYSERMILENAMM; this comes from the coding sequence ATGAGGAAGTATGAAATATTTAAGATAAAGTCTGCGTATCAATCCTTCATAATGGGACGTGAACGGTTACTTTTTGAGTTATTAGCGGTGAGTCCTTCTGCGAACTATCAGGAAATTGAATATTTATGTGATCAGTTAAACCAAAAGGAATTGGATCATATCATTCAGCATAATCTGGCCAAATGCTTTGATCATGTGGACTCGCATCATCATGAATATCGGCTGACCCACCTGATTAAAGGAGAAGTTTTTATTAAAGTGAGCACTCATTGTATCCAAGTGTATTGTCAGGGTTCCCGAATGCTTGACCTGGATTTATTCGTCGCACTGTCCACTTCCACCGATCGATTTTTCGCAATCATGAATGAACAGGAAGAATGCGGATGGCTGAAACCAATTAAATATTCAGAGCGGATGATACTGGAGAATGCAATGATGTAA
- a CDS encoding YneF family protein yields MDLWLAIVLIVVALIGGVALGFFIARKYMMNYLKENPPINEQMLRMMMMQMGQKPSQKKINQMMAQMNKVQDKPAKKK; encoded by the coding sequence ATGGATTTATGGTTAGCAATTGTATTGATCGTCGTCGCTTTGATCGGCGGAGTCGCACTCGGCTTTTTCATCGCGCGTAAATATATGATGAATTACTTGAAGGAAAATCCACCAATTAATGAACAGATGTTGCGTATGATGATGATGCAAATGGGACAAAAACCTTCACAAAAGAAAATCAATCAAATGATGGCTCAAATGAATAAAGTTCAGGACAAGCCCGCTAAAAAAAAATAA
- a CDS encoding alpha/beta hydrolase, with amino-acid sequence MKRRVMYVAGIASSVVTAFLTIFGIVVTNRLMYLKTKDSEFILQREMIAKRFDRQWFETVRKDDIWIPSPNGYNLRAIFLRPLDTTRTVVICHGVTENKVNSIKYARLFEKLGFNSVIFDHRRHGDSGGKTTSFGFYEKMDLKEVVSAVRKRVGKRALIGIHGESMGAATTLLYAGTYEDEADFYISDCPFSDFSEQLLHIIRTELPFKTSMSLRIANLFLKIRDGYTSAAVSPREVMKFIDKPVLFIHSMEDTFILPHMTEELYDLKEGDKMMKLFAKGAHAKSYNDNPEEYLQTVQRFLNRFQLY; translated from the coding sequence TTGAAACGTAGAGTGATGTATGTCGCCGGAATTGCATCCAGTGTAGTAACGGCGTTTCTTACCATCTTCGGTATTGTCGTAACGAACCGACTGATGTACCTGAAAACGAAGGATTCCGAATTCATTTTACAGCGTGAAATGATTGCAAAACGCTTTGACCGGCAATGGTTTGAAACCGTAAGAAAAGATGATATTTGGATTCCTTCGCCTAATGGCTACAACTTGCGTGCGATTTTCCTTCGGCCTTTGGATACGACACGCACTGTCGTTATTTGCCACGGCGTGACTGAAAACAAAGTAAATTCCATAAAATATGCCCGATTGTTTGAAAAGCTGGGATTTAATTCTGTAATTTTTGACCATCGGCGCCATGGTGATTCCGGCGGCAAGACGACAAGTTTCGGATTTTATGAAAAAATGGACTTGAAAGAAGTGGTTTCAGCTGTCCGTAAACGCGTGGGCAAACGTGCGTTAATCGGAATTCATGGAGAATCAATGGGAGCTGCGACGACGCTGCTGTACGCCGGCACGTATGAGGATGAAGCAGATTTCTATATTTCTGACTGTCCTTTCTCTGATTTTTCTGAGCAGCTCTTGCATATTATTCGGACAGAACTTCCTTTTAAGACGTCCATGAGCTTGCGGATCGCCAACTTATTTTTAAAAATTCGGGATGGCTACACGTCTGCGGCAGTTTCACCGCGTGAAGTTATGAAATTCATCGACAAACCGGTATTGTTCATACACAGTATGGAAGACACGTTCATTTTGCCGCATATGACGGAAGAGCTGTATGATCTGAAAGAAGGCGATAAAATGATGAAACTTTTCGCAAAAGGTGCACATGCCAAATCATATAATGACAACCCAGAAGAATATTTACAGACCGTGCAAAGATTTTTAAATCGTTTTCAGTTATACTAA
- a CDS encoding hydroxymethylglutaryl-CoA lyase — MFSLPKNVTLIEVGPRDGLQNENNSIPTDQKLAFIHALQNAGIKEMEITSFVSPKWVPQMADASEIVHRVKKLGRQLVLTPNARGAENALEAGAESIAVFVGVSDTFNRHNINRSTAESMELLQPIITQAKEDGHFVRACISTAFHCPYEGFIPPAQTMALCQQFVRMGVDELSVADTDGMANPSASYSLFLALKEQFPDILITAHFHDTRKLGLANIYASLQAGVDRFDTSAGGLGGCPFAPGATGNVATEDVLYLLDSLEIETGIDREKICAAVDTVAPYLSRPIETAMYNLYKRNH; from the coding sequence ATGTTTAGTCTACCAAAAAACGTGACACTAATCGAGGTTGGACCGCGCGATGGTTTGCAAAATGAAAATAATAGTATCCCGACAGATCAAAAACTAGCTTTTATTCACGCTTTGCAAAATGCAGGAATCAAAGAGATGGAGATCACGTCTTTTGTCTCTCCTAAATGGGTCCCCCAAATGGCAGATGCATCAGAGATAGTACATCGAGTAAAGAAACTAGGCAGACAACTCGTCCTGACACCGAATGCACGCGGCGCAGAAAATGCCCTTGAAGCCGGCGCAGAAAGTATCGCCGTCTTTGTGGGAGTAAGCGATACATTCAACAGGCATAATATTAACCGATCTACTGCGGAGAGTATGGAATTATTGCAGCCCATTATTACACAGGCAAAAGAAGACGGTCATTTTGTCAGAGCCTGTATTTCGACCGCTTTTCACTGTCCTTATGAGGGGTTCATTCCTCCTGCACAGACTATGGCACTGTGTCAGCAGTTTGTAAGAATGGGTGTCGACGAATTAAGCGTTGCAGATACAGATGGCATGGCGAATCCGTCGGCCAGTTATTCTTTATTCCTTGCACTGAAAGAGCAATTTCCGGACATACTGATTACAGCTCACTTCCATGATACGCGAAAATTAGGCTTGGCGAATATTTATGCTTCCTTGCAGGCAGGTGTCGACCGTTTTGACACATCCGCTGGCGGACTGGGCGGGTGTCCTTTCGCTCCCGGGGCTACGGGTAATGTCGCAACAGAAGACGTTTTATATTTGCTGGATTCACTGGAAATTGAAACAGGTATTGACAGAGAGAAGATTTGTGCCGCGGTGGATACAGTAGCACCGTATTTATCACGTCCTATTGAGACTGCTATGTATAATCTGTACAAAAGAAATCATTAA
- a CDS encoding YqkE family protein, translating into MSKKLRKPAIKQQEKSADNSASSLSDIVSDDMLAKLKEMKQEMKAIEETKKEQEKVQRIQERKEREKNKSFEELLEEYGDQGTKY; encoded by the coding sequence ATGTCCAAAAAATTACGGAAGCCAGCTATAAAGCAGCAAGAAAAATCTGCAGATAACTCCGCTTCATCTCTTTCAGATATAGTTAGCGATGATATGCTCGCTAAATTAAAGGAAATGAAGCAAGAAATGAAAGCTATAGAAGAAACAAAAAAAGAACAGGAAAAAGTACAGCGGATTCAAGAACGTAAAGAAAGAGAGAAAAATAAAAGCTTTGAAGAATTGCTTGAGGAATATGGAGATCAGGGAACAAAATATTAA